One window of Saprospiraceae bacterium genomic DNA carries:
- a CDS encoding efflux RND transporter periplasmic adaptor subunit, whose product MKSINLLASCVIVILLTACSKPAENKDPKLHLAELKNQVKELNTQIKELEVQLAASDTSFSFSKSKLVKIDTPQKRDFKHYIEVQGIVDANNNILAAPQMPGVVTSILVKEGDLVSPGKILAILDGATIRKGMDEVRTGLSLANTMYEKQKRLWEQNIGSEAQYLQAKNQKDQLELKLKTLESQLAMTYIKSPIQGTVDQVNLKIGEIASPGFSGVRVVNNKNLKIKAELSDSYIGKIKIGDKVTLFDQAGNQNLESKIIFVGKTINLTRRTFLAEVALPAGGSNFMSNQTLKIKINNGLIKNTYVVSSNLVQKSIQGEHYILVAEESNGNWYAKKRIIEPGIEYNGETQIKSGISAGDRIITVGYNELVDGQQIAL is encoded by the coding sequence ATGAAGTCTATTAATTTATTAGCAAGTTGTGTAATCGTTATTTTATTAACTGCTTGTAGCAAACCGGCTGAAAACAAAGATCCTAAGCTGCATTTGGCCGAATTAAAAAATCAGGTAAAAGAACTGAATACTCAGATTAAAGAATTGGAAGTCCAATTGGCTGCAAGTGATACCAGTTTTTCATTTTCAAAATCAAAATTGGTAAAAATTGATACCCCACAAAAACGGGATTTCAAACATTACATCGAGGTGCAAGGAATTGTTGATGCAAATAACAATATTCTGGCTGCTCCGCAAATGCCGGGAGTAGTAACGTCTATCTTAGTCAAAGAAGGCGACCTGGTGAGTCCGGGTAAAATTCTAGCCATCCTGGATGGCGCAACCATCCGAAAAGGAATGGACGAAGTAAGAACGGGTTTGAGTCTGGCGAATACCATGTATGAAAAACAAAAAAGACTTTGGGAGCAAAATATTGGTAGTGAGGCCCAATACCTTCAGGCTAAAAATCAAAAAGATCAATTGGAATTGAAATTGAAAACCCTGGAATCTCAATTGGCCATGACTTATATCAAATCTCCCATTCAGGGTACTGTGGATCAGGTCAATTTAAAAATAGGTGAAATTGCCAGCCCTGGATTTTCTGGAGTGCGCGTTGTCAATAATAAAAATTTGAAAATTAAAGCCGAATTGAGTGATTCCTACATTGGCAAAATTAAAATCGGAGATAAAGTAACTCTTTTTGATCAGGCCGGTAATCAAAATCTGGAATCAAAAATCATTTTTGTTGGCAAGACCATTAACCTGACTCGACGTACTTTTTTAGCAGAGGTTGCATTGCCTGCGGGAGGTTCAAACTTTATGAGCAATCAGACGCTGAAAATTAAAATCAACAATGGATTAATTAAAAATACCTATGTTGTTTCGAGCAATCTGGTGCAAAAAAGCATTCAAGGAGAACATTACATTTTGGTAGCAGAAGAATCCAATGGAAATTGGTATGCCAAAAAACGGATTATTGAACCGGGCATCGAATACAATGGCGAAACACAAATTAAATCCGGAATTTCTGCTGGTGATCGAATTATTACAGTCGGTTACAACGAATTGGTAGACGGCCAACAAATTGCTCTTTAA
- the asnB gene encoding asparagine synthase (glutamine-hydrolyzing): MCGIAGIKGANRIALNNMLAKLTHRGPDDEGVYLGDSFSLGMKRLAIIDLVTGHQPIWNETKTLCVFLNGEIYNYRQLKKQLQDKGHIFTSSSDTEVIVHLFEEFGYNCPSHLHGMFSFCIYNIINNELYLARDRFGEKPLYYFLSNDQFAFSSEINSLLQSGIIKRRLNQSAVYDYLAYGLTFDHSTLLTNVFSLPQGCSAIYKNNTIKITPYFKINYSIDETNTNENQTLTIGKDLLYKAVEKQMVSDVPIGAFLSGGIDSSSVAAIMSELSPAKIKTFNVKFEEASFDESAIARKVSQHIHSDHTEIFIPNQTFSERIFWDILTHVGQPFIDSSAIPSYLVSEEIKRHVKVALSGDGGDEVFAGYSDFLWGNRINKLTRIPIQLRKLILSGINLLPEIHTFPIANTLRSAEKAIRYSLDKSYLYRNLYCYFYPTELNQLLKSSFRDSTSNVPLFNDNETSFLRSMMRFRTQYLLPEDMLIKIDRMSMFHSLEVRAPFLDPELFEFSCKLPNKYLIHNGQTKWILRALMKNCLPREVFDHPKMGFSLPLHKFFNSDFEKFARSIIRKTHPLNEILNYSKSIEILETGIKQMQNTSKESVYKSSHKLWILLQLYAWFEAFELEL; encoded by the coding sequence ATGTGCGGTATAGCTGGAATTAAAGGGGCAAATAGAATCGCTTTAAACAACATGTTGGCTAAATTGACTCATCGTGGACCTGATGATGAAGGAGTTTATTTGGGCGATTCCTTTAGTTTAGGCATGAAACGACTTGCAATCATTGATCTCGTAACCGGGCATCAGCCTATTTGGAATGAAACGAAAACACTCTGTGTTTTTCTAAATGGTGAAATTTACAATTATAGACAACTAAAAAAACAATTACAGGATAAAGGTCACATTTTTACTTCGAGTTCCGACACAGAAGTAATTGTTCATTTATTCGAAGAGTTTGGCTACAATTGCCCAAGCCATCTACATGGAATGTTTTCATTTTGCATTTACAATATTATTAATAATGAACTTTATTTAGCCAGGGATCGCTTTGGTGAAAAACCATTATATTATTTCCTGTCAAATGATCAATTTGCATTTTCAAGTGAGATCAATTCATTGCTTCAATCTGGGATAATCAAACGAAGGCTTAATCAATCTGCAGTGTATGATTATTTAGCTTATGGCCTCACTTTTGATCATAGCACATTACTAACAAATGTTTTTTCATTGCCACAAGGATGTTCTGCAATCTATAAAAACAATACAATTAAAATCACTCCTTATTTTAAAATAAACTACTCTATAGACGAAACCAATACAAATGAAAACCAAACGCTTACGATTGGAAAAGATCTTCTCTATAAAGCCGTTGAAAAACAAATGGTATCTGATGTGCCTATTGGTGCATTCTTATCTGGGGGCATAGATTCAAGTTCTGTAGCAGCCATCATGAGTGAATTATCACCTGCGAAAATTAAAACATTCAATGTAAAATTCGAAGAAGCAAGTTTTGATGAAAGCGCTATTGCAAGAAAAGTATCACAACATATTCATTCAGATCATACTGAGATTTTTATCCCAAATCAAACTTTTTCTGAACGCATTTTTTGGGATATTTTAACACATGTTGGGCAACCATTTATAGATTCATCAGCTATTCCAAGTTATTTAGTATCTGAAGAAATTAAAAGACATGTTAAAGTAGCTCTCTCTGGAGATGGTGGGGATGAAGTATTTGCTGGTTACTCAGACTTCTTATGGGGTAATAGAATAAATAAACTTACCAGAATACCGATCCAACTTCGTAAATTGATTTTATCAGGAATTAATTTATTGCCAGAAATTCATACTTTTCCTATAGCTAATACACTCAGAAGTGCAGAAAAAGCAATCCGTTATTCTCTAGACAAATCATATCTATATCGTAATTTATATTGCTATTTTTATCCAACTGAATTAAATCAACTTTTAAAAAGTTCATTTCGCGATTCAACTTCAAATGTTCCTTTGTTTAATGATAATGAAACCTCTTTCCTTCGATCCATGATGCGATTTAGAACGCAATATTTATTACCTGAGGATATGTTGATTAAAATAGATCGAATGAGTATGTTTCATTCTTTAGAAGTTAGAGCCCCTTTCCTAGATCCAGAACTATTTGAATTCTCATGTAAACTTCCAAATAAATACCTCATTCACAATGGACAAACTAAATGGATTTTAAGAGCACTAATGAAAAATTGTTTACCTAGGGAAGTATTTGACCATCCAAAAATGGGATTTAGTCTACCCTTACACAAATTTTTTAATTCTGATTTTGAAAAATTTGCGCGTTCAATCATTCGAAAAACACACCCATTAAATGAAATATTAAATTATAGTAAATCAATTGAGATACTTGAAACTGGAATTAAACAGATGCAGAATACTTCAAAAGAAAGTGTTTATAAAAGTTCCCATAAATTATGGATTCTGCTTCAACTTTATGCATGGTTTGAAGCATTTGAATTAGAATTATAA
- a CDS encoding glycosyltransferase: MKELALSILLIGPRRNNNLDSIGGTTVSFENLIYYLDSNKINHIIINTNKYKKRKFDFINYVYVLYKVIINLPRINILMFNASPRGILFFSFPIFFLTWLSNRKLIIRIFGGDFYSFYLGLNNIVQKALLKCLKSAHLLLLQTKDLIQKYELLGCKVCWLPTSRSVNVTYTINKVYKKRFIYFGQITEQKGMDFILRLIDSLDSDYILDIYGPILSDKYLFLKNKSYYKGILNQDQIPNTFLNYDVLLLPTIHPGEGYPGAIIEANSCGLPVVASKWMSIPEIVIDQYNGLLFPANDFDSLLNIIENLNVDSYSKLSSNALIWSKQFDSEKINLDLIYRFNKLLV, encoded by the coding sequence GTGAAAGAGTTGGCTCTAAGTATTCTCTTAATTGGACCTAGGCGAAACAATAATCTTGATTCTATTGGTGGGACAACGGTTAGTTTTGAGAATTTAATTTATTATTTAGATTCTAATAAAATTAATCATATTATTATAAATACGAATAAATATAAAAAAAGAAAATTTGATTTTATTAATTATGTTTATGTTTTATATAAAGTTATAATCAATCTGCCCCGTATAAATATTTTAATGTTTAATGCGAGTCCGCGGGGGATACTCTTTTTTTCTTTCCCGATATTCTTTTTAACATGGTTATCGAATCGTAAATTGATAATCAGAATATTTGGAGGTGATTTTTATAGTTTTTATTTGGGTTTAAATAATATTGTACAAAAAGCTTTGTTAAAATGCTTAAAATCAGCACACCTGTTGTTGTTGCAAACAAAAGATTTAATCCAAAAATATGAATTATTGGGCTGCAAAGTTTGTTGGTTGCCAACATCTAGAAGTGTTAATGTAACATATACTATAAATAAGGTTTACAAAAAGAGGTTTATCTATTTTGGACAGATAACTGAACAAAAGGGTATGGATTTTATATTAAGATTGATTGATTCATTGGATAGTGATTATATTCTAGATATTTATGGCCCAATTCTTAGTGATAAATATCTATTTTTAAAAAACAAATCTTATTATAAGGGTATATTAAATCAAGATCAAATTCCAAATACATTTTTAAATTATGATGTTCTCTTATTGCCTACAATTCATCCGGGAGAAGGATATCCCGGGGCAATTATAGAAGCAAATAGCTGTGGTTTGCCGGTAGTTGCAAGCAAGTGGATGTCAATTCCGGAGATAGTAATTGATCAATATAATGGATTATTATTTCCGGCGAACGATTTTGATTCCTTACTGAATATTATTGAAAATTTGAATGTCGATAGTTACAGTAAATTATCTTCAAATGCTTTAATTTGGAGTAAGCAATTTGATAGTGAGAAAATAAATTTGGACTTAATTTATCGCTTTAATAAGTTATTAGTTTAA
- a CDS encoding acyltransferase, protein MRTHKNSFFSRVFGVLRFLYLKMRYGSRFQFKSIGLVGRNARIYIEGSLKLGEKVCFGENCFIDLKGQVKIGSNCFFNDNLRMVCHEEIEIGNNVLVGPNVSFYDHDHDYIVENDCLAFKGFVISKILIGDNIWIGENVKILKGIKIGNNAIIGASSIVASDISSNSLMTGVPAIKVRDL, encoded by the coding sequence ATGAGAACGCATAAAAATTCATTTTTTAGCCGTGTTTTTGGTGTCCTCCGTTTTTTGTATTTAAAAATGCGATACGGGAGCCGATTCCAATTTAAAAGCATTGGTTTGGTTGGCAGAAACGCCCGTATTTATATAGAGGGAAGTTTAAAACTTGGTGAAAAAGTTTGTTTTGGAGAAAATTGTTTTATTGATTTGAAAGGGCAAGTTAAAATTGGATCCAATTGTTTTTTTAATGATAATTTAAGGATGGTTTGCCATGAAGAAATTGAAATCGGAAATAATGTATTGGTAGGCCCAAATGTGTCATTTTATGACCACGATCATGATTATATAGTAGAAAATGATTGTTTAGCATTTAAGGGTTTTGTTATAAGTAAAATTTTAATTGGAGATAATATTTGGATTGGAGAGAATGTTAAAATTTTAAAAGGAATTAAAATTGGGAATAATGCAATCATTGGGGCTTCATCAATAGTTGCATCTGATATATCATCAAATTCCTTGATGACTGGAGTGCCTGCAATTAAAGTTCGAGATTTATAA
- a CDS encoding polysaccharide biosynthesis C-terminal domain-containing protein, which yields MSSFNHSIRNFITKLVVSGVAFLIFLCIPKLLGPELFGIFSFQTAFVGLLIPLNSFGFGSGIVYLLSSNKYVVTEVSNTILRLAFVIAIINGALVSILYNLGFLQSFVASINANQMVYFSLAIFCQSLSFILGRLFYGNSDFKILNRIEISISLLNPILLIALFFLLGSADATFLYISFLGASLIGFLLHAYFARRFWNRKEYNKEFVKAASSYGMQSWPGDLAVRANLRMDQLILISFSSASALGVYNIAVKLVELVWLIPDAIGPVLFNRIAKQEQSEESLALIARLHRLLLSFSLALLIFLALITYYIIIPFFLGTDYSAMMIPLVLLIPGSLFLISSKIFTKLFSATGQVKWTSQISIIGALVSLVGYFLLIPMWGMQGAAIASTIGYFCLSAAGWILLVKNYPIHLLDFFDIRLDDWIWLFSNLKQWYRSNLTIQINADERI from the coding sequence TTGAGTTCGTTTAATCATTCGATCAGAAATTTTATAACAAAACTTGTTGTAAGTGGTGTTGCATTTTTGATCTTTTTATGTATTCCAAAATTGCTTGGTCCGGAGCTATTTGGAATATTTAGTTTTCAAACAGCATTTGTTGGTTTATTGATTCCTTTAAATTCTTTTGGATTTGGGTCGGGAATTGTTTATTTATTAAGTTCAAATAAGTATGTAGTCACCGAGGTTAGCAATACCATCCTAAGACTAGCATTTGTGATAGCAATTATAAATGGAGCACTGGTTTCCATTCTATATAACTTGGGATTTTTACAATCTTTTGTTGCTAGCATAAATGCCAATCAAATGGTTTATTTTTCTCTTGCCATTTTTTGCCAATCGCTTAGTTTTATATTGGGCCGACTTTTTTATGGCAATTCTGATTTTAAAATATTAAATAGGATAGAAATCAGCATCAGCTTACTCAATCCGATTTTATTGATTGCTTTGTTTTTTCTTCTAGGATCTGCAGATGCTACTTTTTTATACATTTCCTTTTTAGGCGCATCCCTCATTGGATTCTTGCTTCATGCTTATTTTGCACGTCGTTTTTGGAATCGAAAAGAATACAACAAAGAATTTGTTAAAGCTGCAAGCTCCTATGGAATGCAATCCTGGCCCGGAGATCTCGCAGTGCGGGCTAATTTGAGAATGGACCAATTGATTTTGATTTCATTTAGTTCGGCAAGTGCATTAGGAGTTTATAATATAGCTGTTAAATTAGTTGAGTTGGTTTGGTTGATTCCGGACGCAATCGGTCCGGTGTTATTTAACCGAATTGCTAAGCAGGAGCAATCCGAAGAATCCCTGGCATTGATTGCAAGATTGCACAGACTCCTTTTAAGTTTCAGTTTGGCGCTTTTGATTTTCTTGGCACTAATAACTTATTATATAATCATTCCCTTTTTTTTAGGGACTGACTATTCCGCGATGATGATTCCATTAGTTTTGTTGATTCCAGGAAGTTTGTTTTTAATTTCTTCCAAAATTTTTACCAAATTGTTTTCAGCAACAGGTCAAGTCAAATGGACCAGTCAGATCAGTATCATAGGAGCCTTAGTCAGCCTCGTCGGATATTTTTTACTGATTCCGATGTGGGGCATGCAAGGAGCCGCTATCGCCTCCACGATTGGTTATTTTTGTTTGTCGGCTGCCGGTTGGATCTTGTTAGTCAAAAATTATCCCATTCATTTGCTTGATTTTTTTGACATCCGATTGGATGATTGGATCTGGTTGTTTTCTAATTTGAAACAATGGTATCGGTCTAATCTAACCATTCAAATCAATGCAGATGAAAGGATTTGA
- a CDS encoding type I restriction enzyme HsdR N-terminal domain-containing protein encodes MNDWPEALKRHPQQLAVLFDPVRKKWVQENPEEIVRQCLIYYLNQKHAIPYSRMAVEKQIQVYGMKKRFDLVIYNKMAQAFILIECKSPNVQILQEVMDQAARYNIQLKAPYLMVSNGLTSLLCQIDFIKSSYVFIEQLPDYPF; translated from the coding sequence ATGAATGACTGGCCCGAAGCGCTTAAAAGGCATCCGCAACAATTGGCAGTTTTGTTTGATCCAGTCCGCAAAAAATGGGTCCAGGAAAATCCCGAAGAAATCGTGCGGCAATGCCTGATTTATTATTTAAATCAAAAACATGCAATTCCCTACAGCCGGATGGCCGTGGAAAAGCAAATACAGGTATATGGCATGAAAAAACGTTTCGATTTAGTGATTTACAATAAAATGGCTCAGGCCTTTATTTTGATTGAATGCAAATCACCCAATGTGCAGATATTGCAAGAAGTCATGGACCAGGCTGCCCGGTATAATATTCAACTTAAAGCACCCTATTTAATGGTCAGCAACGGACTTACGAGTCTGCTTTGTCAAATAGACTTTATTAAGTCCAGCTATGTGTTTATTGAACAGTTACCCGACTACCCTTTTTAA
- a CDS encoding O-antigen ligase family protein — MKGFDRFIWILFCVYVFMLPFENITKVMWQIESPYRPYRILALLIGLLIVISRKPQGLKFYKNDLNLVWVYLFGLIPSMIAWSKGMLLAESFWLTSIQYFIVLWIFLLIKSLPFTILNIYQCMDLFCFGVVINSIYMLYLFGFEDMGRQSGWMDNPNFAAFACNVAFTYFFYQFYHTPASGIKKFSWLVAVFILFAGLLVTGSRSALISFALSMILIILFQFNWKQTMAKTGLVVISLLLLSLIIDFNRLADAIPAWNRLVTLSGKEEARSTLWLKGLEAFKDSDFIGLGIEQFKNPKNYSRFVGQTENVSVANQAGLVLHNDYLTVLVEYGILAFVCFVGFYKTLFNKLYKNSLKNSNKYLFLISFINIALFSFFNSSFQSHSMWFMFIVFGFVVIIKDEN; from the coding sequence ATGAAAGGATTTGATCGTTTTATATGGATTTTGTTTTGTGTGTATGTGTTCATGCTGCCATTTGAAAATATTACCAAAGTCATGTGGCAAATAGAAAGTCCGTATCGACCGTATCGAATTTTAGCATTGCTTATAGGTTTATTAATTGTAATTAGCCGTAAACCACAAGGTTTAAAATTTTATAAAAATGATTTAAATCTGGTATGGGTCTATCTTTTTGGATTGATCCCAAGTATGATCGCCTGGTCAAAAGGCATGTTGTTAGCTGAAAGTTTTTGGTTGACCTCCATCCAGTATTTTATTGTCTTGTGGATATTTTTATTGATTAAATCACTCCCTTTTACGATCCTGAATATATACCAATGCATGGATCTCTTTTGCTTTGGAGTTGTCATCAACAGTATATACATGTTGTATTTATTTGGATTTGAGGACATGGGCAGACAAAGCGGTTGGATGGACAATCCAAATTTTGCCGCCTTTGCTTGTAATGTGGCGTTTACTTATTTTTTCTATCAGTTTTATCATACTCCAGCATCCGGAATTAAAAAGTTTAGCTGGTTAGTGGCTGTATTTATTTTGTTTGCAGGATTGTTGGTCACAGGTTCAAGAAGTGCCTTAATATCTTTTGCTTTGTCCATGATACTGATTATTTTGTTTCAGTTTAATTGGAAACAAACGATGGCCAAAACAGGACTTGTTGTGATATCGCTCCTGTTGCTTAGTCTGATCATAGATTTTAACCGACTGGCTGATGCCATTCCGGCCTGGAATCGATTGGTAACACTTTCTGGTAAAGAAGAAGCCCGATCTACATTATGGTTAAAAGGATTGGAAGCATTTAAAGATTCAGATTTCATCGGATTGGGAATTGAGCAGTTTAAAAATCCTAAAAATTACAGCCGATTTGTAGGTCAAACTGAAAATGTTTCTGTAGCAAACCAGGCAGGATTGGTATTGCACAATGATTACCTGACAGTTTTAGTTGAATATGGAATTTTGGCTTTTGTATGTTTTGTGGGTTTTTATAAAACACTTTTTAATAAACTATATAAAAACTCGCTTAAAAATTCAAATAAATATTTATTTTTAATAAGTTTTATAAATATAGCTTTATTTTCTTTTTTTAATTCGAGCTTTCAATCACACTCAATGTGGTTTATGTTTATCGTCTTTGGTTTTGTTGTAATAATTAAAGATGAAAATTAA